The segment GGGCGCCCGCACGGCGTGCCGCATGGCCCTCGACCATCCGGACAGGATCCTCAAGCTCGCCGCCGTCGACATCCTGCCCACCCACCACGTGTGGACGCACGTGACGCGCGAGTGGGCGCTCAACTCCTACCACTGGGCCTTCCTGGCCCAGCCCTACGACTTTCCCGAGCGGCTCCTGGCCGGGCACGAGGAGTACTACATCCGGCTCAAGCTCGGCTCCCACGGCATGGGCAAGGGCGGGATCGCCGAGGAGGCGCTCCGCGAGTACATCCGCTGCTGCACGGCCGAGAGCATCCACGGCGTGTGCGAAGACTACCGCGCCGCGGCCACCATCGACTTCGAGCTCGACACCAAGGACTTCGAGGCCGGGCACCGGATCACGTGCCCGGTGCTGGTGCTGGTCGGCGGCCAGAGCCACACCGCCCGGCTGTTCGGCTACGAGAAGGCCTGGGCGGCCTACGTGAGCGACCTCGTGCGCTGCGTGGCCTTGCCGTGCGGACACTACCCCGCCGAGCAGGCTCCCGAGGAGACGTACACGGAGCTTCGCGCGTTCTTCGAGGGCTGAGCATCAGTCGACGGGCGTCTCGGCCACGCGGCCGTGGGCCGTGCGGCGCCGCCACACGTCTCGCCTGCCTTCTCGGCGGCCGCTCCCTGAGCTCCCTCGCTTTCGAGCCACTCGATCACGCTCGCCAGGGCGGGACTGCGCCCGAGCACCTCGCGCCAGTGGCCGCTCTGCAGCTCCGTCTGCAGGAGCTTGATCCCGGTGCCCAGCTGGACCAGCAGCGTGCGGCCCACCAGAATGAGCGGCGTCACCACGCCCAGGCCGACGGCGGCCACGGCCAGGCCGGCCGCGCCGTCGCGCCAGCGGACGCGACGCTTGATGGCCCGATGCAGCGGGTGGGTCATCACGGCCAGCGCCAGGGCGAAGGCCAGGGCGGGCAGGAACGGTCGCACCAACAGGTAGCACAGATAGAAGGTGAGGATGGTGAGGCCGACGAGGATCAGGGCCAGCACGCGCTCGCGGGACACGCTCACGGCGTCTCTCGTGGCAATGCCGTGCTGGTGAGTATCCGGCTTGACTTGTCTACCCTGCGGCTCCATGCTGCCAGCCGCCGGAAAACCCGCGACACGGAGGAACGGCTACGTGAAGATCAAGGGGAAGTGACATGACCGGCGGCGAGGCGATCGTCAAGACGCTGGTCCGGGAGGGCGCCCGGGTGGTGTTCGGGCTGCCCGGGGTGCAGCTCTACGGCATCATCGCCGCCCTGCGCGACGAGCCCGAGCTCCGATTCATCACCTGCCGTCACGAAGGAGCCACGAGCTTCATGGCCGACGGCTACGCCCGGGCGGGCGGCGGCGTGGGCGTGGCGCTGGTGGTGCCGGGGCCCGGGCTGCTGAACGCGGCGTCCGGGCTGAACACCGCGTATTCGGCGTCGTCCCCGGTGCTCATGATCGCGGGCGAGATCCCCCGTCATCAGATCGGCAAGCACATCGGGGTGCTCCACGAGCTGGACAACCAGCTCGACGCCATGGCCGGCGTCAGCAAGTGGCGGGCGGGCATTCGTCAGGTCGCCGACGCCCCCCGCCTGGTGCACGAGGCCTTCGGCCAGCTCCGCACGGGCCGGCCGCGGCCGGTGATCGTCGACATGCCCTGGGACGTGATGGAAGACGAGGCCGAGGTGGAGCTGGTGGCTGCCGGCCACCCGCCCCGCCCGGCCGCGCCGGCCGCCGACGTGGCCCGCGCCGCCGAGCTGCTGCTGGCCGCCCGGCGCCCCGTGATCTACGCGGGCGGCGGCATCCATCTCTCGGGCGCCCACGAGGCGTTGGCCGCCGTGGCCGGTTATCTGGAAGCCGGCGTGGCCACCACCGCCGAGGGCAAAGGCGCCGTCAGCGACGCCAGCGATCTGTCGCTG is part of the Candidatus Methylomirabilota bacterium genome and harbors:
- a CDS encoding alpha/beta hydrolase, producing MTPAMYEDFRRFDIPTSDPEVTIHGVVGGSGPALLLLHGNPLTHIHWRLIAPRLAQEFTVVATDLRGYGDSGKPRGRPDHANYSFRRMGLDQVEVMEALGFARFMVAGHDRGARTACRMALDHPDRILKLAAVDILPTHHVWTHVTREWALNSYHWAFLAQPYDFPERLLAGHEEYYIRLKLGSHGMGKGGIAEEALREYIRCCTAESIHGVCEDYRAAATIDFELDTKDFEAGHRITCPVLVLVGGQSHTARLFGYEKAWAAYVSDLVRCVALPCGHYPAEQAPEETYTELRAFFEG